The following are encoded in a window of Gavia stellata isolate bGavSte3 chromosome 17, bGavSte3.hap2, whole genome shotgun sequence genomic DNA:
- the CSRP3 gene encoding cysteine and glycine-rich protein 3, which produces MPNWGGGAKCGACEKTVYHAEEIQCNGRSFHKTCFLCMACRKALDSTTVAAHESEIYCKTCYGRKYGPKGIGFGQGAGCLSTDTGDHLGLNLQQGSPKSARPSTPTNPSKFAKKMVDVDKCPRCGKSVYAAEKIMGGGKPWHKTCFRCAICGKSLESTNVTDKDGELYCKVCYAKNFGPKGIGFGGLTQVEKKECE; this is translated from the exons ATGCCGAACTGGGGAGGTGGAGCCAAATGCGGCGCCTGTGAAAAGACCGTGTACCACGCCGAGGAAATCCAGTGCAACGGACGGAGTTTTCACAAGACGTGCTTCCTCTGCA tGGCTTGCAGGAAAGCTCTGGACAGTACCACAGTAGCAGCTCATGAATCTGAAATCTACTGCAAAACCTGTTACGGGAGAAAATACGGTCCCAAAGGTATTGGCTTCGGACAAGGGGCAGGATGTCTCAGCACTGATACTGGTGACCATCTGGGCCTGAATCTGCAACA GGGGTCGCCAAAGTCTGCTCGCCCTTCTACACCAACTAATCCTTCAAAGTTTGCCAAAAAGATGGTAGATGTCGATAAATGTCCCCGTTGTGGCAAATCAGTGTATGCTGCGGAGAAGATCATGGGAGGAGGAAAA CCTTGGCATAAGACGTGCTTCCGCTGTGCTATCTGTGGAAAGAGTTTAGAATCTACGAATGTTACAGACAAAGATGGAGAGCTCTACTGTAAAG TTTGCTATGCAAAAAATTTTGGTCCCAAAGGAATTGGGTTCGGTGGCCTCactcaagtggaaaagaaagagtGCGAATGA